From the bacterium genome, the window GCACCGTAGGGTGCTTGTGGATCCCGTCGTAGTTGCAGGTGATCGTCCCCGCGCCGACGTTGACCTTCCTCCCGATCGTGGCGTCCCCAAGGTAGGCCAGGTGGTTCGCCTTCGATCCCTTGCCGATCCTGCTCTTCTTCACTTCGACGAAATTCCCGATGTGCGCTCCCTCGCCGATGTCGGCTTCCGGCCGCAAGTGCGAGAACGGGCCAAGAATGGCCCCTTTTCTCACCGTGGATCTGGAGATCACGGTATACGGCTTCAACTCCACCCCGTCCGAGAGGGCGCTTCCGTCGACAACGCACCCGGTCTGGATCCGCACTCCCCGGCCGACCCGCGTCGCGCCGAGGAGGGTCACTCCCGGATCGATGACCGTGTCCTGCCCCACGGTCACTTCCGTCTCGACATACGTTCGCCGGGGGTCCACCAGGGTGACGCCGGACGCCATCAGTTCATCGAGCTTCCTCTCCAGGAGGATCCGCGTCGCATCGGCCAGCTCGCGCCGGGAGTTGATCCCCCGCACTTCGTCCGGTTCCGCCGCCGCCACCGGGACCACCCGTTTCCCCTCGGCCAGCGCTTCGAGGACGAGGTCGGTCAGGTAATATTCCCGCTGGGCGTTCACATCGGAGAGGCGCGGCAACCCCCGCTCGAGGAAGACCCGGTCGAAGGCGTACGTCCCCGAGTTCACTTCCCGCACCTTGCGGAGCGCGGCGTTCGCGTCCTTCTCCTCCACGATCCTGACGACCGATCCGTCCTTGCCGTAAACGATCCGGCCGTATCCGGCCGGGTTTCCGAGGACGCCCGTCAGCACCGACGCCGGGGCTCCCTGCCGGCGGCGAGCCGCGAGGAGCGCCCGGATCGACGCGGGCCGGAGAAGCGGGGCGTCCCCGCAAAGCACCACAACCTCCTTCGCCCCGGCGGAAAGTTCGGCCAGGCCGCACCGGGCCGCGTCCCCCGTTCCGAACAGGCTCTCCTGGATCGCCACCTTCCCTCCGAACGCCTCCACGACGGGGAGGACCCTGTCCCGGCCGTACCCGAGGACAAAGACCATCTCGCGGATTCCCGCGGCGCGCGCCGCCTGGGCGACGTGCCACACCACCGGTTTTCCGAGGACGAGGTGGGCCACTTTGGGGAGGGAGGACTTCATCCGCTTCCCCTGCCCCGCCGCCAGGATGATCGCCGAAATCCCTTTCATGAACGCCCCCTTCTCTTCGATGCTACAATCAAGCGGAGAAACGGCCGACAGGACACCAGTCTACAAGGTTTCTCCCGGGGGGGAAAG encodes:
- the glmU gene encoding bifunctional UDP-N-acetylglucosamine diphosphorylase/glucosamine-1-phosphate N-acetyltransferase GlmU, with the translated sequence MKGISAIILAAGQGKRMKSSLPKVAHLVLGKPVVWHVAQAARAAGIREMVFVLGYGRDRVLPVVEAFGGKVAIQESLFGTGDAARCGLAELSAGAKEVVVLCGDAPLLRPASIRALLAARRRQGAPASVLTGVLGNPAGYGRIVYGKDGSVVRIVEEKDANAALRKVREVNSGTYAFDRVFLERGLPRLSDVNAQREYYLTDLVLEALAEGKRVVPVAAAEPDEVRGINSRRELADATRILLERKLDELMASGVTLVDPRRTYVETEVTVGQDTVIDPGVTLLGATRVGRGVRIQTGCVVDGSALSDGVELKPYTVISRSTVRKGAILGPFSHLRPEADIGEGAHIGNFVEVKKSRIGKGSKANHLAYLGDATIGRKVNVGAGTITCNYDGIHKHPTVLGDGVFVGSDTMLVAPVTVGRGALIGAGSTITMNVPPYALALCRAEQKNIEGWVARKRPELLKKAGLSVPPAKKGKK